In Aptenodytes patagonicus chromosome 6, bAptPat1.pri.cur, whole genome shotgun sequence, one genomic interval encodes:
- the DTX3L gene encoding E3 ubiquitin-protein ligase DTX3L — translation MAASPLLVRLCPTPDAGEKPMLKLQSYFQSGKRSGGGECEVRAGSEPGSYWVHFQQERDKKSVESRTDHVLEIGGRRLKIVIQPEGDLSKSQFTEQASPSYFVPSSSSPPQQEQQAAKGHGDRTKEVITKKIFLTVSATLNTSMFTEQQREKITIICPNLKREGNPDIDGSEKLTGDFTDIEKAYHYFKDILAGNDPNHDFSHSESKNGLKDENCLNTEEMNKLTVLSALYEYFSHTCKEQIKVLRERFGVSIRSKDHSNGTTSVCFTSDQSPASIQRANDFFITTFQKSVEGLKQEKILVTNSYTLNETITKLNARFSNLLAKKEGNQLLLRGPASEILAAKNFLAEEGENHQAGKNMKISSGLYQYRNGIEVDASVFKLLEKILIKEIEDIKDKFDTVIEKKDSSYGQKTLIIFRPRIETSDMSSHATESFINAFQNASAMLTEKLISSKLSEDQKKRLNTLLNGKQLEDLHVKLKKEEDKFILSGLPNHLYAAEKHITNLLNIEDSTQTKNRTPLSSHLSYQEASGASEKKYNGRQKNSLSSKEQSKAKTEEDDKDVCPICMERINNKQILRKCNHAFCKSCIEQAMTYKQTCPVCNTIYGPVKGDQPEGTMSTRKIPVTLPGYPNCDTIEITYSMHGGIQTSNHPNPGKPYCATSRTAYLPNNKEGQEILQLLKRAFNQKLIFTVGQSRTTGAKGVITWNDIHHKTSMTGGSTYFGYPDPDYLRRVRSELKARGIE, via the exons ATGGCGGCGTCGCCGCTGCTGGTGCGGCTCTGCCCGACGCCAGATGCCGGCGAGAAGCCGATGCTCAAGCTCCAGAGCTACTTCCAGTCAGGGAAGCGGTCGGGGGGCGGCGAGTGCGAGGTGCGGGCGGGCTCCGAGCCCGGCAGCTACTGGGTGCACTTCCAGCAGGAGCGAG ATAAGAAGAGTGTGGAATCCCGCACGGATCATGTCTTGGAAATCGGTGGCAGACGCCTGAAGATAGTCATCCAGCCAGAAGGGGACCTGAGCAAGAGCCAGTTTACAGAGCAGGCCTCCCCCAGCTACTTCGTCCCTTCCAGCTCTTCCCCAcctcagcaggagcagcaggcagccaaaGGCCACGGAGACAGGACAAAAGAAGTCATTACCAAAAAG ATATTTCTTACAGTATCTGCAACTTTGAATACCAGTATGTTCACTGAACAGCAAAGGGAGAAAATTACCATTATATGTccaaatttaaaaagagaaggaaatcctGATATTGATGGCTCTGAGAAATTGACGGGAGATTTTACAGATATTGAAAAAGCTTATCACTACTTTAAGGATATCCTTGCAGGCAATGACCCAAACCATGATTTTTCACATTCTGAAAGTAAGAATGGTTTGAAAGATGAAAATTGTCTGAATACTGAAGAAATGAATAAGCTTACAGTTCTGTCAGCTCTCTATGAATATTTCAGTCATACCTGCAAAGAACAAATCAAAGTACTACGTGAACGTTTTGGAGTGAGTATAAGAAGTAAAGATCATTCCAATGGAACCACATCAGTATGCTTCACTTCTGATCAAAGTCCTGCATCGATACAAAGagctaatgatttttttatcACAACTTTTCAGAAAAGTGTAGAAGgtctgaaacaggaaaaaattctcGTAACAAACAGTTACACATTAAATGAGACAATAACGAAGTTAAATGCTAGGTTTAGTAATCTTCTTGCCAAAAAGGAAGGGAATCAATTGCTACTCCGTGGTCCAGCGAGTGAGATTTTAGCTGCCAAAAATTTTCTAGCAGAGGAAGGTGAGAACCACCAAGCtggaaagaatatgaaaatatcaTCTGGACTGTACCAATACAGGAATGGAATTGAAGTTGATGCTTCTGTGTTTAAAttgttggaaaaaatattaatcaaagaAATTGAAGACATTAAAGACAAATTTGATACGGtaatagaaaagaaagacagTTCGTATGGCCAGAAGACGCTCATAATATTTAGGCCCAGGATCGAAACTTCTGATATGTCCTCACATGCTACTGAAAGTTTCATCAATGCATTTCAGAATGCCTCTGCAATGTTAACAGAAAAACTCATCAGCTCGAAGCTTTCAGAAGAtcagaagaaaagattaaatacaCTACTTAATGGAAAACAATTGGAAGATCTGCATGTAAAACTTAAGAAGGAGGAAGACAAGTTCATCTTAAGTGGTTTACCAAACCATCTTTATGCTGCTGAAAAGCACATTACGAACCTTCTTAACATTGAAGACTCAACACAAACTAAAAATAGGACACCATTGTCCTCTCATCTCAGCTATCAAGAAGCTTCAGGAGCATCTGAGAAGAAATACAATGGCAGGCAAAAGAATAGTCTTTCTTCCAAAGAACAGTCTAAGGCAAAGACAGAAGAAGACGACAAAGATGTGTGTCCGATTTGCATGGAGAGaattaataataaacaaatacTGAGAAAGTGCAATCATGCGTTTTGCAAAAGTTGCATCGAGCAGGCCATGACTTATAAGCAAACTTGTCCTGTTTGTAATACCATCTATGGACCCGTGAAAGGAGACCAACCAGAGGGAACAATGTCAACTAGAAAGATACCTGTTACTCTCCCTGGTTATCCCAATTGTGATACTATTGAGATTACATATAGTATGCACGGTGGTATTCAAACT AGCAACCATCCAAACCCAGGGAAACCTTATTGTGCAACTTCTCGAACAGCGTATTTACCTAATAATAAGGAAGGGCAAGAAATTCTGCAGCTCCTCAAAAGAGCCTTTAACCAAAAACTGATTTTCACAGTGGGGCAGTCACGTACTACTGGTGCAAAAGGTGTTATCACATGGAATGATATTCACCACAAAACTTCCATGACTGGAGGGTCTACCTA TTTTGGTTACCCTGATCCTGATTATCTGCGGCGAGTTCGATCAGAATTGAAAGCAAGAGGAATTGAATAA